Genomic segment of Streptomyces longhuiensis:
TCGATCACCGCGGCACCCTCACTCGTCATCGTCGGTCACCGCCGCACCCTCACTCGTCGTCGGTCGGGGGTTCCCCTCCGGCCGCCTCCGCCGCCACCTTGGCCGACAGCGTGATCACGTCCTCGGGGCCGACACTGCTCTGCGGGAAGTCGGCGATGACGTCGAGCGGAATCCCCGCGAGGAAGCGCCGCATCACCGGATCGGCCATGGCGCCCACGCTCTCGTCCGTGCGGCCGCGGGCGAACGCCTCCGCGAGGAGCGGCCCGCCGACGGGGTGTTCGAGCCACTCCGCCAGGGTGTGGCGCCCTGTCAGCAGAATTCCGGACGGGTCTCCGTCGAGCGTCACCGGAACGGTGAGCCTGATGTCCCGGGACGAGGCCGCCGCCTCGAAGTGGTGGACACCGCCCGCCACACGCCACTTCGCCTCGCGCTCGCTGTAGTGGGCGAGGTCGGCCCGGTCCACGCTCACGCACACCTCTCCCTCCTCGCCCGGCGCCAGTTCCAGGGACGCGAACCCGCGCAACTCGCGCTCCGGGCGGGCCACTCGGCTGCCCGCCGGTCCGCGACTGTAGATCTGTACGACCTCGCGCCCGGCCCACTGCCCGGTGTTGGCCACCCGTACGCGCACATCCAGACGTGCGCCGTCGGCCGCCGGCAGCACTGTCAGGGCGGAGTACGTGAACGTCGTGTACGACAGTCCGTGCCCGAACGGGAAGGCGACCTCGGTGCGGCGTCTGTCGTAACCGCGGTAGCCGACGAACACGCCCTCCCCGTAACGGACATGGCCCTCCTCGCCCGGGAAGGACAGGTGTGACGGGGAGTCCTCCAGACGCAGCGGGATCGTCTCGGCGAGCCGGCCCGACGGGTTGACCGAGCCGAACAGGACGCCGGCGAGCGCCGCGCCGCCGCCCTGGCCGAGGAGCCAGCCCTCGACGAGCGCCGGCACCCGGTCGTGCCAGGGAGCGGTGCGGACCACACCGCCGTTGGACAGGACCACGACGACCCGCGGGTTGACGGCGACGACGCGTTCCAGGAGCCGTACCTGCGCTTCGGGCAGGTCGATGTGATCGCGGTCGAAGCCCTCCGACTCGTCCTGCGCGGGCAGCCCGAGGAAAAGCAGCACGGTGTCGCTGCCCGCGGCGAGCCGTTCGGCCTCTTCGACGAGATCCTCCGCCGTGTCCGTGTCCGCGTCGGAGCCCGGCAGGGCGTAGCCGGCCGCGAACGTGACGCTCGCGCCGTCCGCTGCCGCGT
This window contains:
- a CDS encoding glycoside hydrolase family 3 C-terminal domain-containing protein, yielding MTHQHHSPAPGAPTAGGELSLAQKASLTSGAGDFVTQAAGDVPAVSMSDGPHGLRLPKEQGDGGQVDLHSAAPATCFPPAVALGSSWDPQLAGRVAAAIAAEARAHGVHVVLGPGINIKRSPLCGRNFEYFSEDPLVTAEVGGAMVRGLQEAGVGAALKHYAANNQETDRMRVSADIDERPLREIYLRAFERIVRRDRPWSVMSAYNAVNGVPLSENHRLLTDILRAEWGFDGVVMSDWGAVRDRVPALRAGLDLQMPGTGGRTDAEVVAAVESGALDAGALDRSVARLALFARRATAADGAGAGEVSYEAHHELARTAAERCVVLLKNDGELLPLAPDSGTVAVIGELARTPRFQGAGSSQVTPTRLDVPLDCLNAAADGASVTFAAGYALPGSDADTDTAEDLVEEAERLAAGSDTVLLFLGLPAQDESEGFDRDHIDLPEAQVRLLERVVAVNPRVVVVLSNGGVVRTAPWHDRVPALVEGWLLGQGGGAALAGVLFGSVNPSGRLAETIPLRLEDSPSHLSFPGEEGHVRYGEGVFVGYRGYDRRRTEVAFPFGHGLSYTTFTYSALTVLPAADGARLDVRVRVANTGQWAGREVVQIYSRGPAGSRVARPERELRGFASLELAPGEEGEVCVSVDRADLAHYSEREAKWRVAGGVHHFEAAASSRDIRLTVPVTLDGDPSGILLTGRHTLAEWLEHPVGGPLLAEAFARGRTDESVGAMADPVMRRFLAGIPLDVIADFPQSSVGPEDVITLSAKVAAEAAGGEPPTDDE